AGGACAGGAATGAGATGGAATTGCCCATCTCACCTAGGGACGCCAGAATGCGTGCATGGCCAAGAGCCTACCCTTAACGGAATTCTTGCAAATATGATCTATTATCGACGAATAGACGCTCGAGCGCTAGTGGCTTGCTGACAACTCCGCGCCGCGAAAGTACAATCGTGCAAGCGGGGATTGCTGATAGCGACAGCCAGCATCTGGGTTGAAGGACAGTGAGCGTGCCGAGCCTGAAAGAGCAGTTCGCGGCCGCCCCACGCGAAGTAGGCGGGGGCCGGAACTCCAACCGCACCGACTATCAGAAAGACTGGGCCCTGTGCCATCTGCTGGAAATCCACGAGGCCCGCGAAGACTACGCATTGGTCGTAGAGAGGCACGATGACGTCGTGGTACTCGATCATTCGAGCGAGCCGAAACGTGCTGATTTCTACCAGATCAAAACAAAAGACAACGGAGACTGGAAGCTCGCCAACCTGCTTTACGTGGAGAGATCGAGATCCGCAAGGGACAAAGCGGACGATGCGGAGAGGCCGGAAGAGAATGGCGTCAAGAAGAAGGCAAAAAAGCAGAGCGTAGAGAAGAAAATGTCCTTCCTAGCCAAGCTTTACAGCAATCGTCTCGCATGCTTAGGCAGCGAGATGACGGCTAGCTTCGTGAGCAACGCTCGATTCAATCTCATCCTGGCGAAGGGCGGCGCAGGACTTGATCGTACTGAAATCTGCTTCAATGAACTAAGCGCGGCCGACCTCGAAAAAATTCTTTCGAAACTCAAGGTTGAGCACGAGCTGGCGGAAGCGCCAGATTGTGCCCACCTGTTTTATTTCAGGCGGTCGGACCTCGGAGTCAACAACCACACCGACTGCGCCCGCGGCAAGACCGCGAAATTCATGGCCGACAGGAACTTGGGCGACGCCCAATCGGTGGCCGCTTTCTATCGAGCACTTTTCGAGGAGATTAAGCTCAGAACGAATTACGAGGATGAGCCAGGTTCATTCGAAGGCATCATCCGCCGCAAATCGATAACGAAGGCCGGGTTCCAGGGGATGCTCGATGCGCTCCGCAACCCGCGAGACATCGAAGCGACCACCGCTCGGATCGAAGGCGACCTACGACAG
The window above is part of the Paludisphaera rhizosphaerae genome. Proteins encoded here:
- a CDS encoding dsDNA nuclease domain-containing protein, producing MPSLKEQFAAAPREVGGGRNSNRTDYQKDWALCHLLEIHEAREDYALVVERHDDVVVLDHSSEPKRADFYQIKTKDNGDWKLANLLYVERSRSARDKADDAERPEENGVKKKAKKQSVEKKMSFLAKLYSNRLACLGSEMTASFVSNARFNLILAKGGAGLDRTEICFNELSAADLEKILSKLKVEHELAEAPDCAHLFYFRRSDLGVNNHTDCARGKTAKFMADRNLGDAQSVAAFYRALFEEIKLRTNYEDEPGSFEGIIRRKSITKAGFQGMLDALRNPRDIEATTARIEGDLRQEGLAFTATRAIIRDCRRVFLESRSNALPKAVYAACEQIVRNMHAPDQEHSLRSLIDLGLARLKERNMPGTELFADTYLTALLLMAIYEY